In one Melaminivora jejuensis genomic region, the following are encoded:
- the rpoH gene encoding RNA polymerase sigma factor RpoH: MTTSALSGSAALTPASPWAVVPPLGNLDAYITAVNRLPLLTLEEEQRYARELRDDGNVDAAGRLVLSHLRLVVSISRQYLGYGLPHGDLIQEGNVGLMKAVKRFDPDQGVRLVSYAMHWIKAEIHEYILKNWRMVKVATTKAQRKLFFNLRSMKQGFKADALDADTHRDTLSEREIDQVAEQLNVKREDVIEMETRLSGGDILLDPAPSDDGEQAFGPIAYLSDTGHEPTAMLESRQRDMLATDGIATALDSLDARSRRIVEQRWLQVNDDGSGGMTLHQLAAEYGVSAERIRQIEVAAMKKMRKALVEYA, translated from the coding sequence ATGACCACTTCCGCACTCTCCGGCTCTGCCGCGCTCACGCCCGCTAGCCCGTGGGCCGTCGTGCCGCCGCTGGGCAATCTGGACGCCTACATCACTGCCGTCAACCGCCTGCCCCTGCTGACGCTGGAGGAGGAGCAGCGCTATGCCCGCGAGCTGCGCGATGACGGCAACGTCGATGCCGCTGGCCGCCTGGTGCTGTCGCACCTGCGCCTGGTGGTGTCCATCTCGCGCCAGTACCTGGGCTATGGCCTGCCGCACGGCGACCTGATCCAGGAGGGCAACGTCGGCCTGATGAAAGCCGTCAAGCGCTTCGACCCGGATCAGGGCGTGCGCCTGGTCAGCTATGCCATGCACTGGATCAAGGCCGAGATCCACGAATACATCCTGAAGAACTGGCGCATGGTCAAGGTGGCCACCACCAAGGCGCAGCGCAAGCTGTTCTTCAATCTGCGCTCCATGAAGCAGGGTTTCAAGGCCGATGCGCTGGATGCCGACACGCACCGCGACACCCTGTCCGAGCGCGAGATCGACCAGGTGGCCGAGCAGCTCAACGTCAAGCGCGAGGACGTGATCGAGATGGAAACTCGCCTGTCGGGCGGCGACATCCTGCTCGATCCAGCACCCAGTGATGACGGCGAGCAGGCCTTCGGGCCGATCGCCTACCTGTCCGATACCGGCCACGAGCCCACTGCCATGCTCGAATCGCGCCAGCGCGACATGCTGGCCACCGACGGCATCGCCACCGCGCTGGACAGCCTGGATGCGCGCAGCCGGCGCATCGTCGAGCAGCGCTGGCTGCAGGTCAACGACGACGGCTCGGGCGGCATGACGCTGCACCAGCTGGCCGCCGAGTACGGCGTGAGCGCCGAGCGCATCCGCCAGATCGAAGTCGCAGCGATGAAGAAGATGAGAAAGGCGCTGGTCGAATACGCCTGA
- the cyoE gene encoding heme o synthase has product MSAAPAPAPAPVPPAPAGAARPAGALPSRLAQFYALTKPRVVQLIVFCAFIGMVLAVPGLPSARQWLEMAIASAGIWLVAGAAAAFNCLVERGIDARMKRTAWRPTARGELSGGQALAFSALLCAAGSALLYVLVNPMTMWLTFATFVGYAVIYTVILKPLTPQNIVIGGASGAMPPVLGWAAMTGEVGPEALILFLIIFLWTPPHFWALALYRVEDYRKSGLPMLPVTHGNEFTRLQVFLYTLILFAGCLMPFIYGMSSWIYLAAAVLLSLGFCAYGFALWRHYSDQLARKTFRFSLIHLSALFAALLVDHYVL; this is encoded by the coding sequence ATGAGTGCCGCTCCCGCCCCTGCTCCCGCCCCCGTGCCGCCAGCGCCTGCCGGCGCCGCCCGACCAGCGGGTGCGCTGCCCTCGCGGCTGGCGCAGTTCTATGCACTGACCAAGCCGCGCGTGGTGCAGCTCATCGTGTTCTGTGCCTTCATCGGCATGGTGCTGGCCGTGCCGGGCCTGCCCAGTGCGCGCCAGTGGCTGGAGATGGCCATCGCCAGCGCCGGCATCTGGCTGGTGGCCGGCGCGGCAGCAGCCTTCAACTGCCTGGTCGAGCGCGGCATTGATGCGCGCATGAAGCGCACCGCCTGGCGGCCCACGGCGCGCGGCGAACTGTCGGGTGGCCAGGCGCTGGCGTTCTCGGCGCTGCTGTGCGCTGCCGGCTCGGCGCTGCTGTACGTGCTGGTCAACCCGATGACCATGTGGCTGACCTTTGCCACCTTCGTCGGCTACGCCGTGATCTACACCGTGATCCTGAAGCCCCTGACGCCGCAGAACATCGTGATCGGCGGGGCGTCGGGCGCCATGCCGCCGGTGCTGGGCTGGGCCGCCATGACCGGCGAGGTCGGCCCCGAGGCGCTGATCCTGTTTCTGATCATCTTTCTGTGGACGCCGCCGCACTTCTGGGCGCTGGCGCTGTACCGCGTCGAGGACTACCGCAAGTCCGGCCTGCCCATGCTGCCCGTGACGCATGGCAACGAGTTCACCCGGCTGCAGGTCTTTTTGTACACCCTGATCCTGTTCGCCGGCTGCCTGATGCCGTTTATCTATGGCATGAGCTCCTGGATCTACCTGGCTGCTGCCGTGCTGCTGAGCCTGGGTTTTTGCGCCTATGGTTTTGCGCTGTGGCGCCACTACTCGGATCAACTGGCGCGCAAGACCTTTCGCTTTTCCCTGATCCACCTGAGCGCACTGTTCGCCGCCCTGCTGGTGGATCACTATGTCCTGTGA
- a CDS encoding cytochrome c oxidase subunit 3, with translation MSATTPGATPYYYVPAESRHPMFAAIGLFFVILGASQWINGHQWGKWTFWFGIAWWLFVLFQWFRDAARESERGLYGRKIDLSYRWSMSWFIFSEVMFFGAFFTALWWARAHSVPELGSLGNGLLWPGFKSVWPSVAAGVTASPAGTVEPFQTVGPFWLPTINTALLLTSGVTLTIAHHALQAGNRGRTIAFMWVTVLLGITFLCVQGYEYYHLYTELNLKLSSGVFGSTFFLLTGFHGFHVFVGMLMLLFITLRLQSGHFTAQRHFGFEGAAWYWHFVDVVWLGLYILVYWM, from the coding sequence ATGAGTGCAACCACACCCGGCGCAACGCCGTACTACTACGTCCCTGCGGAGTCGCGGCATCCGATGTTCGCTGCCATCGGGCTGTTCTTCGTCATCCTGGGGGCCAGCCAGTGGATCAACGGCCACCAGTGGGGCAAGTGGACTTTCTGGTTCGGCATCGCCTGGTGGCTGTTCGTGCTGTTCCAGTGGTTCCGCGACGCCGCGCGCGAGAGCGAGCGCGGTCTGTACGGGCGCAAGATCGACCTGTCGTACCGCTGGAGCATGAGCTGGTTCATCTTCTCCGAGGTCATGTTCTTCGGCGCCTTCTTCACGGCGCTGTGGTGGGCGCGCGCGCATTCCGTGCCTGAGCTGGGCAGCCTGGGCAATGGCCTGCTGTGGCCCGGCTTCAAGTCGGTCTGGCCCAGCGTGGCCGCCGGTGTCACGGCTTCGCCCGCCGGCACGGTGGAGCCTTTCCAGACCGTGGGCCCTTTCTGGCTGCCGACCATCAACACGGCGCTGCTGCTGACCTCGGGCGTCACGCTGACCATTGCCCACCACGCCCTGCAGGCCGGCAACCGGGGCCGCACCATCGCCTTCATGTGGGTCACGGTGCTGCTAGGCATCACCTTTCTGTGCGTGCAGGGCTATGAGTACTACCACCTCTACACCGAGCTGAACCTGAAGCTGAGCTCGGGCGTGTTCGGCTCGACCTTCTTCCTGCTCACGGGCTTTCACGGCTTTCACGTCTTCGTCGGCATGTTGATGCTGCTGTTCATCACGCTGCGTCTGCAAAGCGGGCACTTCACTGCCCAGCGCCACTTCGGCTTCGAGGGTGCGGCCTGGTACTGGCACTTCGTGGATGTGGTCTGGCTGGGCCTGTACATCCTGGTCTACTGGATGTAG
- a CDS encoding twin transmembrane helix small protein, translating to MKILVALAFLGIVASLGSALFFMMRGDRAGQDDSHRSRRMARSLALRVGLSVLLFVCLLLAWKLGYIQPTGVPAVRG from the coding sequence ATGAAAATCCTCGTAGCTCTCGCGTTTCTCGGCATTGTGGCCAGCCTGGGCTCGGCGCTGTTTTTCATGATGCGTGGCGACCGGGCCGGCCAGGACGACAGCCACCGCAGCCGTCGCATGGCCCGCTCGCTGGCGCTGCGCGTCGGCCTGTCGGTGCTGTTGTTCGTCTGCCTGCTGCTGGCCTGGAAGCTCGGCTACATCCAGCCGACCGGCGTACCGGCTGTGCGAGGCTGA
- a CDS encoding cytochrome oxidase small assembly protein, translating to MPLPEDKKKVNVRLALILASMALVFLLGYFVRMVWLR from the coding sequence ATGCCTTTGCCCGAAGACAAGAAAAAGGTCAACGTGCGGCTGGCGCTGATCCTGGCGTCCATGGCGCTGGTGTTCCTGCTGGGCTATTTCGTGCGCATGGTCTGGCTGCGCTGA
- a CDS encoding SURF1 family protein, giving the protein MQDHETPGSPRPRVEWRFWLITLAAVLTMALTASLGRWQLARAAHKQALQAAIDERASRHPLSSAQLLTASSGADDSGPLLHRPVHLQGRWLAEHTLFLDNRQMYGRPGFFVLTPLRLGPPGAAVVLVQRGWVPRDFQERSRLPDIATPAGPVQLDGRLAGSPARLYEFAATTADPPGPSRIRQNLDVVAFAAETGLPLLPLTVVQTGSSEGGAGLARDWPAVDNGVSKHYGYAFQWFGLCALVAILYVWFQLIRRFARPRP; this is encoded by the coding sequence ATGCAAGACCATGAGACCCCCGGCAGCCCACGCCCACGCGTGGAGTGGCGCTTCTGGCTGATCACCCTGGCCGCCGTCCTGACCATGGCGCTGACGGCGTCACTGGGCCGCTGGCAACTCGCACGGGCGGCGCACAAGCAGGCGCTGCAGGCCGCGATCGATGAGCGCGCCAGCCGGCATCCGCTGTCCAGCGCGCAGCTGCTGACCGCAAGCAGTGGTGCTGACGACAGCGGGCCGCTGCTGCATCGCCCGGTGCATCTGCAGGGCCGGTGGCTGGCCGAGCACACCCTGTTCCTGGACAACCGGCAGATGTACGGCAGACCGGGCTTTTTCGTGCTGACGCCGCTGCGCCTGGGGCCGCCGGGCGCTGCCGTGGTGCTGGTGCAGCGCGGCTGGGTGCCGCGCGACTTCCAGGAACGCAGCCGCCTGCCGGACATCGCCACCCCGGCAGGGCCGGTGCAGCTTGATGGGCGGCTGGCTGGTTCTCCGGCGCGCCTGTACGAGTTCGCCGCCACCACTGCTGATCCTCCGGGGCCTTCGCGCATCCGGCAGAATCTGGACGTTGTGGCCTTTGCCGCCGAAACTGGCTTGCCGCTGCTGCCACTGACCGTGGTGCAGACGGGCAGCAGCGAAGGCGGTGCAGGCCTGGCGCGTGACTGGCCCGCCGTGGACAACGGCGTGAGCAAGCACTACGGCTACGCTTTTCAATGGTTCGGGCTGTGCGCCCTGGTGGCAATCCTGTATGTCTGGTTCCAACTCATCCGACGCTTCGCTCGCCCCAGGCCTTGA
- a CDS encoding SCO family protein, with the protein MLNPNLNPNRRRALEKIAASACLASLGAVFLAGCGPAAAKFQGVDVTGADYGRDLPLPDQDGRQRTLSDFAGKVVVAFFGYTQCPDVCPTAMSELAEVKRSLGADSERVQGVFVTVDPERDTPEVLKAYMANFDPSFVALRGSPEQLAAVAKDFKIYYKRVEGSTPTSYTMDHSAGTYVYDTAGRLRLYHRYGSGAQALASDIRILLDQAR; encoded by the coding sequence ATGCTGAACCCGAACCTGAACCCGAACCGTCGTCGCGCTCTTGAAAAGATAGCTGCCAGCGCTTGTCTGGCAAGCCTTGGAGCCGTTTTTCTTGCTGGATGTGGGCCTGCTGCGGCTAAATTCCAGGGTGTGGATGTGACCGGTGCCGACTATGGCCGCGACCTGCCCCTGCCCGACCAGGATGGCCGGCAGCGCACGCTCTCGGACTTTGCCGGCAAGGTCGTCGTGGCCTTCTTCGGCTATACCCAGTGCCCGGACGTGTGTCCCACGGCCATGAGCGAACTGGCCGAGGTCAAGCGCTCGCTGGGCGCCGACAGCGAGCGCGTGCAGGGCGTCTTCGTCACGGTCGATCCCGAGCGCGACACGCCCGAGGTGCTCAAGGCCTACATGGCCAATTTCGACCCCAGCTTCGTGGCTCTGCGCGGCTCGCCCGAACAACTGGCCGCCGTGGCCAAGGACTTCAAGATCTATTACAAGCGCGTCGAGGGCAGCACGCCGACCAGCTACACCATGGATCACTCCGCCGGCACCTACGTCTATGACACGGCCGGGCGGCTGCGCCTGTACCACCGCTACGGCAGCGGCGCGCAGGCGCTGGCATCCGACATCCGCATCCTGCTCGACCAGGCGCGCTGA
- the ctaD gene encoding cytochrome c oxidase subunit I produces the protein MSAVLDNHGHGHGHDEHHHATPTGWRRWMYATNHKDIGTLYLLFSFTMLMVGGLLAMLIRAELFQPGLQLVNPELFNQLTTMHGIIMVFGAIMPAFVGFANWMLPLQIGASDMAFARMNNFSFWLLIPAASMLIGSFFMPGGAPAAGWTLYAPLTLQMGPSMDVAIFAMHIMGASSIMGAINIIVTILNMRAPGMTLMKMPMFCWTWLITAYLLIAVMPVLAGAITMTLTDRHFGTSFFNAAGGGDPIMYQHIFWFFGHPEVYIMILPAFGIVSQVVPAFSRKRLFGYASMVYAVAAIAILSFIVWAHHMFTTGMPVTGQLFFMYATMLISVPTAVKIFNWTATMWRGSMTFEAPMLWAVGFIFVFTIGGFTGLFVAMAPLDIQLQDTYYVVAHFHYVLVAGSLFAMFAGYYYWSPKWTGVMYSEARGRFHFWGSMITFNITFFPMHFLGLAGMPRRYADYPMQFADFNMIASIGAFGFGLMQVYFFLFVVLPAMRGRGAPAPQRPWEAAEGLEWEVPSPAPFHTFEVPPRLDATATRVIG, from the coding sequence ATGAGCGCAGTTCTGGACAACCACGGACACGGCCACGGGCACGACGAGCACCACCACGCCACACCCACCGGCTGGCGGCGCTGGATGTATGCGACCAACCACAAGGACATCGGTACGCTGTACCTGCTGTTTTCCTTCACCATGCTGATGGTGGGCGGCTTGCTGGCTATGCTGATCCGCGCCGAGCTGTTCCAGCCCGGCCTGCAGCTGGTCAACCCGGAGCTGTTCAACCAGCTCACCACCATGCACGGCATCATCATGGTGTTCGGCGCCATCATGCCGGCCTTCGTGGGCTTTGCGAACTGGATGCTGCCGCTGCAGATCGGCGCCTCCGACATGGCGTTTGCACGCATGAACAACTTCAGCTTCTGGCTCCTGATCCCGGCGGCCAGCATGTTGATCGGCTCGTTCTTCATGCCCGGCGGCGCGCCGGCAGCCGGCTGGACGCTGTATGCGCCGCTGACCCTGCAGATGGGGCCGTCCATGGACGTGGCCATCTTTGCCATGCACATCATGGGCGCCAGCTCGATCATGGGCGCCATCAACATCATCGTGACCATCCTGAACATGCGCGCGCCCGGCATGACGCTGATGAAGATGCCCATGTTCTGCTGGACTTGGCTAATCACCGCCTACCTGCTGATCGCCGTGATGCCAGTGCTGGCCGGCGCCATCACCATGACGCTCACGGATCGCCACTTCGGCACCAGCTTCTTCAACGCCGCTGGCGGCGGCGACCCGATCATGTACCAGCACATCTTCTGGTTCTTCGGCCACCCGGAGGTGTACATCATGATCCTGCCGGCCTTCGGCATCGTCAGCCAGGTCGTCCCCGCCTTCAGCAGGAAGCGCCTGTTCGGCTATGCCTCCATGGTCTATGCCGTGGCGGCGATTGCCATCCTGTCCTTCATCGTCTGGGCGCACCACATGTTCACCACCGGTATGCCGGTGACGGGCCAGCTGTTCTTCATGTACGCCACCATGCTGATCTCGGTGCCCACGGCGGTGAAGATATTCAACTGGACGGCCACCATGTGGCGCGGCTCCATGACCTTCGAGGCCCCGATGCTGTGGGCCGTCGGCTTCATCTTCGTGTTCACCATCGGCGGCTTCACCGGCCTGTTCGTGGCCATGGCGCCGCTCGATATCCAGTTGCAGGACACCTACTACGTCGTCGCCCACTTCCACTACGTCCTGGTGGCCGGTTCGCTGTTCGCCATGTTCGCCGGCTACTACTACTGGAGTCCGAAGTGGACTGGCGTGATGTACAGCGAGGCGCGCGGCAGGTTCCACTTTTGGGGCTCGATGATCACCTTCAACATCACCTTCTTCCCCATGCACTTCCTGGGGCTGGCCGGAATGCCGCGCCGCTACGCCGACTACCCCATGCAGTTTGCCGATTTCAACATGATCGCCTCCATCGGTGCCTTCGGCTTCGGCCTGATGCAGGTGTATTTCTTCCTGTTCGTGGTGCTGCCGGCTATGCGCGGGCGCGGCGCCCCGGCGCCGCAACGGCCCTGGGAGGCGGCCGAGGGCCTGGAGTGGGAAGTACCCTCGCCGGCGCCTTTCCACACCTTCGAGGTGCCGCCCAGGCTCGACGCCACCGCCACGCGCGTGATTGGCTGA
- a CDS encoding cytochrome c oxidase assembly protein gives MGRRQENVRMVGKLAVVTLGMFAFGYILIPIYKSICEVTGINILTLSERLVPGNGSAGPNARIPGNTQIDRSRTITVEFDANARGPWDFKPGQRSIQVHPGELATVMYEFQNVQDRRMSAQAIPSYAPRQAAAHFTKLECFCFSQYTLEPGEKKLWPVAFVIDPRLSRDVTTITLSYTFFEVGGRTPAAPQSTAAAAGAAGGGRAGADGA, from the coding sequence ATGGGCAGGCGCCAGGAAAACGTCAGGATGGTGGGCAAGCTGGCCGTGGTGACGCTGGGCATGTTTGCCTTCGGCTACATCCTGATTCCCATCTACAAGAGCATCTGCGAGGTCACCGGCATCAACATCCTGACGCTGTCCGAGCGCCTGGTGCCCGGCAACGGCAGCGCTGGCCCCAACGCCCGCATTCCCGGCAATACGCAGATCGACAGGAGCCGCACCATCACCGTCGAGTTCGACGCCAACGCGCGCGGGCCGTGGGACTTCAAGCCGGGGCAGCGCTCCATCCAAGTGCATCCGGGCGAGCTGGCCACGGTGATGTACGAATTCCAGAATGTGCAGGACAGGCGCATGTCGGCGCAGGCCATCCCCAGCTATGCCCCGCGCCAGGCGGCGGCGCACTTCACCAAGCTGGAGTGCTTTTGCTTCAGCCAGTACACCCTGGAGCCGGGCGAGAAGAAACTCTGGCCGGTGGCCTTCGTGATCGATCCACGCCTGTCCAGGGACGTCACCACCATCACCCTGTCCTACACCTTCTTCGAGGTGGGCGGACGCACGCCGGCAGCGCCGCAGTCCACCGCTGCCGCTGCCGGGGCTGCTGGCGGGGGCAGGGCAGGGGCAGACGGTGCATGA
- a CDS encoding COX15/CtaA family protein, which produces MPTDAQALYDLAPVLELMALGLAIAGLPLAWVWRKSRGRTPAARLQALAVLTLFLTFDLVLFGAFTRLTDSGLGCPDWPGCYGSASPVGARAEIAAAQAAMPTGPVTHGKAWVEMIHRYLASAVGVLIIALTLLAWRERARLKASAAGPEPSLNPWWPFATLVWVCLQGAFGALTVTMKLFPAIVTLHLLGGVVLLALLCVQAVRLTRIVRAQAAVPVSSGLRLALLIVAALVVLQVLLGGWVSTNYAVLACTTFPQCQGSWWPDMAFAEGFTLWRPLGLRADGGHIGFAALTAIHYVHRLVAYGVLTALLALAWALRCAGVLQVQARWLLGLALAQLLTGLSNVVLDWPLAAAVLHTGGAAALVVVLTWALAASRAAGLAAADVPHLSAKRVSA; this is translated from the coding sequence ATGCCCACCGATGCGCAAGCCCTGTACGACCTGGCGCCGGTGCTGGAACTGATGGCGCTGGGCCTGGCCATCGCCGGGCTGCCGCTGGCCTGGGTCTGGCGCAAGAGCCGGGGCCGCACGCCGGCGGCGCGTCTGCAGGCGCTGGCCGTGCTGACGCTGTTCCTGACCTTCGACCTGGTGCTGTTCGGTGCCTTCACGCGCCTGACCGACTCCGGCCTGGGCTGCCCGGACTGGCCCGGCTGCTACGGCAGCGCCAGCCCGGTGGGCGCGCGTGCCGAGATCGCCGCCGCGCAAGCCGCCATGCCCACCGGCCCGGTCACGCACGGCAAGGCCTGGGTGGAGATGATCCACCGCTACCTGGCCAGCGCCGTGGGTGTGCTCATCATCGCCCTGACGCTGCTGGCCTGGCGCGAGCGGGCGCGCCTGAAGGCCAGCGCTGCCGGGCCGGAGCCCTCGCTCAATCCCTGGTGGCCGTTTGCCACCCTGGTCTGGGTTTGCCTGCAAGGGGCGTTCGGCGCACTGACGGTGACCATGAAACTGTTTCCGGCCATCGTCACCCTGCACCTGCTGGGCGGCGTGGTGCTGCTGGCGCTGCTGTGCGTCCAGGCCGTGCGACTGACGCGGATCGTGCGTGCGCAGGCTGCCGTGCCGGTGTCCAGCGGCCTGAGGCTGGCCCTGCTGATAGTGGCCGCCCTGGTAGTGCTGCAGGTGCTGCTGGGCGGCTGGGTCAGCACCAACTACGCCGTGCTGGCCTGCACCACGTTTCCGCAATGCCAGGGTTCGTGGTGGCCGGATATGGCCTTTGCCGAAGGCTTCACGCTGTGGCGCCCGCTGGGCCTGCGGGCCGATGGCGGCCACATCGGCTTTGCCGCCCTCACCGCCATCCATTACGTGCATCGGCTGGTGGCCTACGGCGTGTTGACGGCGCTGCTGGCGCTGGCCTGGGCGCTGCGCTGCGCCGGGGTGCTGCAGGTGCAGGCGCGCTGGCTGCTGGGGCTGGCGCTGGCGCAATTGCTGACCGGGCTGTCCAACGTGGTGCTGGACTGGCCGCTGGCCGCTGCCGTGCTGCACACTGGCGGCGCCGCCGCCCTGGTGGTGGTGCTGACCTGGGCGCTGGCCGCCAGTCGCGCTGCCGGGCTGGCGGCTGCCGATGTGCCGCACCTTTCTGCCAAGCGAGTTTCCGCATGA
- the coxB gene encoding cytochrome c oxidase subunit II codes for MKRISKKLGSLLLGGWAWMAVAAHAVQDLPGGPAVNQLNLHPPVTKIAEEQHFLHWMMLIVCTVIFIGVFGVMFYSIWHHRKSRGAQAANFHESVTVEVAWTVIPFIIIILMALPATKVLVAQKDTTNADLTIKATGYQWKWGYDYITGEGEGLGFVSTLDSSHRQMSDSGDVSNAPVDYLLKVDNPLVVPVGKKVRIITTANDVIHSFMVPAFGIKQDAIPGFVRDTWFRAEKVGDYYGQCAELCGKEHAYMPIHVKVVSAPEYTAWVGEEKKKLAARQDDPNKVWTLEALLPRGEKVYAANCAACHQANGKGAGPIKPLDGSPVVLDQDHAKQIHIVLNGAAGGAMPPWKQLGDTDLAAVITYTKNAWANKTGQLVQPAEILAQRGK; via the coding sequence ATGAAGCGCATTTCCAAGAAGCTGGGTTCGTTGCTGCTGGGGGGCTGGGCCTGGATGGCCGTTGCCGCCCATGCAGTGCAGGATCTGCCCGGCGGCCCGGCAGTCAACCAGCTCAACCTGCACCCGCCGGTCACGAAAATAGCCGAGGAGCAGCACTTCCTGCACTGGATGATGCTGATCGTCTGCACGGTGATCTTCATCGGCGTCTTCGGGGTGATGTTCTATTCCATCTGGCACCACCGCAAGTCGCGTGGCGCCCAGGCCGCCAACTTCCACGAATCGGTCACCGTCGAAGTCGCCTGGACGGTCATCCCCTTCATCATCATCATCCTGATGGCCCTGCCGGCCACCAAGGTGCTGGTGGCGCAAAAGGACACTACCAACGCCGACCTGACCATCAAGGCCACCGGCTACCAGTGGAAGTGGGGCTACGACTACATCACCGGTGAGGGCGAGGGCCTGGGCTTTGTCTCCACGCTGGACAGCAGCCACCGCCAGATGTCCGACAGTGGCGATGTCAGCAATGCGCCGGTGGACTATCTGCTCAAGGTGGACAACCCGCTGGTGGTGCCGGTGGGCAAGAAGGTGCGCATCATCACCACGGCCAACGACGTGATCCACTCCTTCATGGTGCCGGCCTTCGGCATCAAGCAGGACGCCATCCCGGGCTTCGTGCGCGATACCTGGTTCCGTGCCGAGAAGGTGGGCGACTACTACGGCCAGTGCGCCGAGCTGTGCGGCAAGGAGCACGCCTACATGCCCATCCACGTCAAGGTGGTTTCGGCGCCCGAGTACACCGCCTGGGTGGGCGAGGAGAAGAAAAAACTCGCCGCCAGGCAAGATGACCCCAACAAGGTCTGGACGCTGGAGGCCTTGCTGCCGCGCGGCGAGAAAGTCTATGCCGCCAACTGCGCCGCCTGCCACCAGGCCAATGGCAAGGGCGCCGGCCCGATCAAGCCGCTCGATGGCTCGCCCGTGGTGCTCGACCAGGATCACGCCAAGCAGATCCACATCGTGCTCAATGGTGCTGCCGGTGGCGCCATGCCGCCGTGGAAACAGCTCGGCGACACCGACCTGGCGGCAGTCATCACCTACACCAAGAATGCCTGGGCCAACAAGACCGGCCAGCTCGTACAGCCCGCCGAGATCCTGGCCCAGCGCGGCAAGTGA
- a CDS encoding DUF2970 domain-containing protein, producing MKPPHDTRPPPAPPRKASLLRTLRAVAWSLIGLRAGEEYRRDLQSIQPLHIVLVGLVALFAFVLGLILLVRWVV from the coding sequence ATGAAGCCGCCGCACGACACCAGACCACCGCCAGCGCCACCGCGCAAGGCCTCGCTGCTGCGCACGCTGCGCGCCGTGGCCTGGTCGCTGATCGGCCTGCGCGCCGGCGAGGAATACCGGCGCGACCTGCAAAGCATCCAGCCACTGCACATCGTGCTGGTCGGCCTGGTGGCGCTGTTTGCCTTCGTGCTGGGCCTGATCCTGCTGGTGCGCTGGGTCGTCTAG
- a CDS encoding Bug family tripartite tricarboxylate transporter substrate binding protein — protein sequence MPRPIAARRALLTLAVAAGLAGACGVAVAQNAPATPGWPAKTVRIIVGFPPGSSPDLTARTFAEPLAQALGQSVIVENKVGAGGNIGADAVAKATDGHTIGLFINGNLTIAKLINPQVPYDPARDLAPLSLIGVSPLVLTAAVGQKDVPADGDARAFLAAARGAGDRWSYGTPGVGTVGHLGTELLKARTGIDPLHVPYPGYPQVATAMGGGQLQMALLPPALALAQERAGKLRRIGVTSAGRSTLAPEVPSLAEAGVQDFELEIWNAFAAPANMPAAVRARLSATIADIARTPAVREKMFQQGWQAVGSSAEGLANRMRADTAAMGQVIREQKITAQ from the coding sequence ATGCCCCGCCCCATTGCCGCGCGCCGCGCCTTGCTTACCCTCGCCGTTGCCGCCGGGCTGGCGGGCGCCTGCGGCGTCGCCGTCGCACAGAACGCTCCGGCCACACCCGGCTGGCCGGCCAAGACGGTACGCATCATCGTCGGCTTCCCGCCCGGCTCTTCGCCCGATCTGACGGCGCGCACCTTTGCCGAGCCGCTGGCGCAGGCGCTGGGCCAGTCGGTCATCGTGGAAAACAAGGTCGGCGCCGGCGGCAACATCGGCGCCGACGCGGTGGCCAAGGCCACGGACGGCCACACCATCGGCCTGTTCATCAATGGCAACCTGACCATTGCCAAGCTGATCAATCCGCAGGTGCCCTATGACCCGGCGCGCGACCTGGCGCCGCTGTCGCTGATCGGCGTGTCGCCCCTGGTGCTCACGGCTGCCGTGGGCCAGAAGGACGTGCCGGCAGACGGTGACGCGCGGGCCTTCCTGGCCGCTGCCCGCGGCGCCGGCGACCGCTGGAGCTATGGCACGCCCGGCGTGGGCACGGTGGGCCACCTGGGCACGGAGCTGCTCAAGGCACGCACCGGCATCGATCCGCTGCACGTGCCCTACCCCGGCTACCCGCAGGTGGCCACGGCCATGGGCGGCGGGCAACTGCAGATGGCGCTGCTGCCGCCGGCGCTGGCGCTGGCGCAGGAGCGCGCCGGCAAGCTGCGCCGCATCGGCGTGACCTCTGCCGGGCGCAGCACGCTGGCCCCCGAGGTACCCAGCCTGGCCGAGGCCGGCGTCCAGGATTTCGAGCTGGAAATCTGGAACGCTTTCGCTGCACCGGCCAACATGCCGGCCGCCGTGCGGGCGCGCCTGTCGGCGACCATCGCCGACATTGCCCGCACCCCTGCGGTGCGCGAGAAGATGTTCCAGCAGGGCTGGCAGGCCGTTGGCTCGTCCGCAGAAGGCCTGGCCAACCGGATGCGCGCCGACACTGCCGCCATGGGCCAGGTGATCCGCGAGCAAAAGATCACGGCGCAGTAA